DNA from Planctomycetia bacterium:
GTTACCCGTTCCTCAGCAACGGGATACACGCCTGCCAACACCCGGAGCCGTTATCACCCGCACCTACAAAGGCGTCCAACACCATGTCGAAGTGCTGGCCGACGGCTTTATCTGGAATGGCAACACCTACACAACCCTGACTGCCGTCGCCAAGGCTATCACCGGCCAGCATCTCAATGGCTTTGCCTTCTTCGGCATCAAGCGGGGAGGGAAGCCATGAACAAATCTCCCAAACGAATCCGGTGCGCTATCTACACCCGCAAAAGTACTGAAGAAGGACTGGAGCAGGAGTTCAATAGCCTCGATGCCCAGCGGGAATCAGCTGAAGCCTTTATCAAATCTCAAGCGCATGAAGGATGGGTATGCCTGCCAGCCAAATATGACGATGGTGGCTTCACGGGTGGCAACATGGAACGCCCTGCCTTGCGGCAACT
Protein-coding regions in this window:
- a CDS encoding recombinase family protein, with amino-acid sequence MNKSPKRIRCAIYTRKSTEEGLEQEFNSLDAQRESAEAFIKSQAHEGWVCLPAKYDDGGFTGGNMERPALRQL